The Chryseobacterium nakagawai genome has a segment encoding these proteins:
- a CDS encoding alpha/beta hydrolase family protein codes for MKLKCTIFILFIMACSLYGQKKPLDHSVYDNWQNIGARKISDDGKWIAYSVDVQEGNPNLFLYSIKNKISKKFERGTKVDFTGDSRFAVFQIRPLYKDIKAVKDKKLKKNKLTKDSLAIMDVLNGQTEKIPNVKTFKIPEKTGSYVAYLLEDTKDKSSDKEDGDENKEEDKNAKPLQLVVRNLLDGKSTTYDNVIRYEFSKNGKQLAFVTKKPEEKKDKKEEKDSTDGKSEDKKDKDTDKSKPKKYTLETVQIVDLQKGTITKVSEMEGDFSQLSFDEIGSQLAFVGTSSAQNDLVKLYNLYYFNFKGNKQELITNQNTQMKKDWVISENRAPLFSKNGKQLYFGVAPRPIAKDTAMIANDHAVVDIWNYRDDYLQTVQLKELKNDLKKSYAAVMQTEKPDFFRNIDGADLDTLRLVNEGNADFALGVTSLNNRISSQWEGSTKKTYFVIDNKTGERTEIVKNLDGSVAVSPLGKFVVIFDSEKGKWLSYNVKTKQTLPLTSGLPVSFVDEEFDMPDFPNPYGIASWTDNDESVIIRDRYDLWEFFLNGSKKPRNITNGFGRKNKVTFDTYDLDKDIKSLNRKSSIYLSAFDNTTKANGIFKTSIQSNTDPVKIQMEEVWGYRSLQKAKNAEEYIVVKESYTDSPNIFTTSDFSKQQKISDTNPQQNLYNWGTDELVHWATPKGNTSTGVLYKPEDFNPNKKYPMIVYFYEKLSDNLNRYVAPSPTPSRLNISYFVSNGYLVFTPDISYTDGLPGESAMEYINSGVEKLKQNTWVDGTKIGIQGQSWGGYQVAYLIAHTDMYAAAWSGAPVVNMTSAYGGIRWGSGMNRQFQYEKSQSRLGKNLWEAPDLYIKNSPLFAIDKVKTPVAIMSNDQDGAVPWYQGIEMFTALRRLGKPAWLLNYNGDDHNLIKRQNRKDIQIREQQFFDYYLKGAKAPVWMTKGIPATQKGKDWGFELTDDKPN; via the coding sequence ATGAAGTTGAAATGTACAATTTTTATTCTGTTCATCATGGCTTGCAGTCTGTATGGGCAGAAGAAGCCTTTGGACCATTCTGTCTATGACAATTGGCAAAATATAGGTGCGAGAAAAATCTCAGATGATGGAAAATGGATTGCCTATTCTGTAGATGTTCAGGAGGGAAATCCTAACCTTTTTTTATATTCAATTAAAAATAAAATTTCAAAGAAATTTGAGAGAGGGACAAAAGTTGATTTTACAGGTGATTCCAGATTTGCTGTTTTTCAGATCCGCCCATTGTATAAAGATATAAAAGCGGTAAAAGATAAAAAGCTTAAAAAGAATAAACTCACAAAAGACAGTCTTGCAATAATGGATGTTTTGAATGGTCAGACGGAGAAAATTCCTAATGTAAAAACATTTAAAATTCCTGAAAAAACGGGTTCTTATGTGGCCTATCTTCTGGAAGATACAAAAGATAAGTCTTCAGATAAAGAAGATGGTGATGAAAATAAAGAAGAAGATAAAAATGCAAAACCTTTGCAATTGGTCGTGCGAAATCTTTTGGATGGGAAAAGTACGACATATGATAATGTAATCCGCTATGAGTTCAGTAAAAATGGTAAGCAACTCGCTTTTGTGACCAAGAAACCAGAGGAGAAAAAGGATAAAAAAGAGGAAAAGGATTCAACGGATGGAAAATCTGAAGATAAAAAAGATAAAGATACTGATAAATCAAAACCAAAGAAATACACTCTTGAAACCGTACAGATAGTAGATTTGCAAAAAGGAACGATAACTAAAGTTTCGGAAATGGAAGGTGATTTTTCACAATTATCTTTTGATGAGATAGGAAGCCAATTGGCATTCGTAGGAACTTCTTCTGCGCAAAATGATTTAGTGAAGCTATACAATTTGTATTACTTTAATTTTAAAGGAAATAAGCAGGAATTAATCACCAATCAAAATACCCAAATGAAAAAAGACTGGGTAATTTCTGAAAATCGTGCACCTTTATTCAGTAAAAATGGAAAGCAACTGTATTTCGGTGTTGCTCCAAGACCTATTGCAAAAGATACCGCAATGATTGCGAATGACCATGCTGTGGTGGATATCTGGAATTACAGAGATGATTATCTACAAACGGTACAGCTTAAAGAATTGAAAAATGATTTGAAAAAATCTTACGCTGCAGTAATGCAAACAGAGAAACCTGATTTCTTTAGGAATATTGATGGGGCAGATCTGGATACTTTACGATTGGTAAACGAAGGAAATGCTGATTTTGCATTGGGAGTTACCAGCTTGAATAATCGTATTTCTTCGCAATGGGAAGGTTCAACAAAGAAAACCTATTTTGTGATTGATAACAAAACAGGAGAAAGAACAGAAATCGTTAAAAACTTAGATGGTTCGGTTGCTGTCTCTCCATTGGGGAAATTCGTTGTAATTTTTGATAGTGAAAAAGGAAAATGGTTGAGCTATAATGTTAAGACAAAACAAACGTTGCCTCTTACTAGTGGATTGCCGGTTTCTTTTGTGGATGAAGAGTTTGATATGCCGGATTTTCCAAACCCTTACGGAATTGCTTCCTGGACGGATAATGATGAGTCTGTCATTATCAGAGACCGCTATGACCTTTGGGAATTTTTCCTGAACGGCTCAAAGAAACCAAGAAATATTACGAATGGATTTGGACGTAAAAATAAAGTAACATTTGATACTTACGATTTAGATAAAGATATTAAGAGTCTAAACCGAAAGTCTTCTATCTATTTGTCTGCATTTGATAATACAACTAAAGCAAACGGGATTTTTAAAACTTCTATCCAGTCAAATACAGATCCTGTAAAAATTCAAATGGAAGAGGTATGGGGATATCGTAGTCTTCAAAAAGCAAAAAATGCAGAAGAATATATTGTAGTAAAAGAATCCTATACAGATTCGCCGAATATTTTTACAACATCAGATTTCTCAAAACAACAAAAAATAAGCGACACCAATCCGCAACAAAACCTTTATAATTGGGGAACGGACGAATTGGTACATTGGGCAACACCAAAAGGAAACACGTCTACAGGAGTTTTATACAAGCCGGAAGATTTCAATCCGAACAAAAAATATCCTATGATTGTCTATTTTTATGAAAAACTTTCTGATAATCTGAACCGTTATGTGGCTCCTTCACCAACCCCTTCAAGATTAAATATTTCTTATTTTGTGAGCAACGGATATTTGGTTTTCACACCTGATATTTCTTACACAGACGGACTTCCCGGTGAATCAGCAATGGAATATATTAATTCCGGAGTTGAAAAACTGAAGCAAAACACTTGGGTAGATGGTACTAAAATAGGAATTCAGGGACAAAGCTGGGGTGGTTATCAGGTAGCTTATCTTATTGCACATACTGATATGTATGCCGCTGCCTGGAGCGGTGCTCCTGTAGTCAATATGACTTCTGCCTATGGAGGGATCCGATGGGGTTCAGGAATGAACAGACAGTTTCAATATGAAAAATCGCAAAGCAGACTTGGAAAGAATCTATGGGAAGCACCGGATCTTTATATTAAAAATTCACCGCTTTTTGCTATTGATAAAGTAAAAACTCCGGTAGCTATTATGAGTAACGATCAGGATGGTGCAGTGCCATGGTATCAGGGAATCGAAATGTTTACAGCATTACGCCGTCTCGGAAAACCGGCATGGCTTCTGAATTATAATGGTGACGATCATAACCTTATCAAACGCCAGAACAGAAAAGATATTCAAATTCGAGAACAGCAGTTTTTTGATTATTATCTTAAAGGAGCTAAAGCTCCGGTCTGGATGACTAAAGGAATTCCGGCCACCCAAAAAGGAAAAGATTGGGGGTTTGAGTTAACAGATGATAAACCTAATTAA
- the htpG gene encoding molecular chaperone HtpG: MTKGNINVSVENIFPLIKKFLYSDHEIFLRELISNATDATLKLKHLTSIGEAKVEYGNPKLEVKIDKEQKTLRIIDQGIGMTGEEVEKYINQVAFSGAEEFLEKYKDTAKDSGIIGHFGLGFYSAFMVAEKVEILTKSYKDEPAVRWICDGSPEFTLEETTDKTDRGTEIILHIAEDSIEFLEEAKIRELLLKYNKFMPVPIKFGTKTHTLPLPEDAPEDAVAETEEVDNIINNPTPAWTIAPSDLTNEDYMKFYHELYPMQFEEPLFHIHLNVDYPFNLTGVLFFPKLSNNLNIDKDKIQLYQNQVFVTDEVKGIVPDFLMLLRGVIDSPDIPLNVSRSYLQADGAVKKISSYITKKVADKMASLINENREDYEQKWNDIKVVIEYGVVTEEKFAEKADKFTLYPTTDGKYFLWNELVDKITPTQTDKDNKLVILYATNADEQHSYIQSAKDKGYEVLLLDSPIISHVIQKLETTKENISFARVDADHINNLIKKDEPVISKLNETEKESLKKNVEEAIQDSKFTVQLEDLDSNDAPFTITQPEFMRRMKEMQATGGGGMFGMGGFPEMYNLVVNSNSELSNQILKTENTEEKQSLIKYALDLAKLSQNLLKGKDLTDFIQRSYKQLEK, encoded by the coding sequence ATGACGAAAGGAAATATTAATGTATCGGTGGAAAATATTTTCCCACTTATTAAAAAGTTTCTTTACAGTGACCACGAAATATTCTTAAGAGAGCTGATTTCTAATGCTACGGATGCTACTTTAAAACTAAAACATTTAACAAGTATTGGTGAAGCAAAGGTAGAATATGGAAATCCTAAGCTTGAAGTTAAAATTGATAAAGAACAGAAAACGTTACGTATCATCGATCAGGGTATTGGTATGACCGGTGAAGAGGTTGAAAAATACATCAACCAGGTTGCATTCTCAGGAGCTGAAGAGTTTTTGGAAAAATATAAAGATACCGCAAAGGATTCAGGAATTATCGGACACTTCGGACTTGGGTTCTACTCTGCTTTCATGGTAGCTGAAAAAGTAGAAATCCTTACCAAATCTTATAAAGACGAACCCGCAGTAAGATGGATCTGCGACGGAAGCCCGGAATTCACCCTTGAAGAAACAACTGATAAAACTGATAGAGGAACAGAAATCATTCTTCACATTGCAGAAGATTCTATAGAGTTTTTAGAAGAAGCAAAAATCCGTGAATTGTTATTAAAGTATAACAAATTCATGCCTGTTCCTATTAAATTCGGAACAAAAACACATACACTTCCTTTACCGGAAGACGCACCGGAAGATGCGGTTGCTGAAACTGAAGAAGTAGATAATATCATCAACAACCCTACTCCGGCATGGACTATCGCTCCAAGTGATCTGACCAACGAAGATTATATGAAGTTCTACCATGAATTGTATCCAATGCAGTTTGAAGAACCTCTATTCCATATTCACCTGAATGTTGATTATCCATTTAACCTTACAGGAGTTTTATTCTTCCCTAAATTAAGCAACAACTTAAATATTGATAAGGATAAAATCCAGTTATACCAAAATCAGGTATTCGTAACGGATGAAGTAAAAGGGATCGTTCCGGATTTCTTAATGCTTCTAAGAGGGGTAATTGATTCTCCGGATATTCCGTTGAACGTATCCCGTTCTTATCTTCAGGCAGATGGTGCAGTAAAGAAAATCTCTTCTTACATTACTAAAAAAGTAGCTGATAAAATGGCTTCTTTAATCAATGAAAACCGTGAAGACTACGAACAAAAATGGAATGATATTAAAGTTGTCATCGAATACGGAGTGGTTACAGAAGAGAAATTTGCTGAAAAAGCTGATAAATTCACATTATATCCAACAACAGACGGAAAATATTTCCTTTGGAATGAGTTAGTTGATAAAATCACGCCTACTCAAACTGATAAAGACAACAAGCTTGTAATTCTTTACGCAACCAATGCGGATGAACAGCACAGCTATATTCAGTCTGCAAAGGATAAAGGATATGAAGTCCTGTTATTAGATTCTCCAATCATTTCCCACGTTATCCAGAAACTGGAAACAACAAAGGAAAATATTTCATTCGCAAGAGTGGATGCAGATCATATCAACAATCTGATCAAGAAAGATGAGCCCGTTATTTCAAAACTGAATGAAACTGAAAAAGAATCTTTGAAAAAGAATGTAGAAGAAGCCATTCAGGATTCTAAATTCACGGTTCAGCTTGAAGACCTTGACAGCAATGATGCTCCATTTACCATTACTCAACCCGAATTCATGAGAAGAATGAAAGAAATGCAGGCAACCGGTGGTGGTGGCATGTTCGGAATGGGTGGATTCCCGGAAATGTACAACTTAGTTGTAAATTCCAACAGTGAACTTTCTAATCAGATTTTAAAAACCGAGAATACTGAAGAGAAACAAAGCTTAATCAAATACGCTTTAGATCTTGCTAAACTTTCTCAAAACCTACTGAAAGGAAAAGACCTGACTGATTTTATACAGAGAAGCTATAAGCAACTTGAAAAATAA
- a CDS encoding helix-turn-helix transcriptional regulator encodes MQKEKLRIIRKQKGYTQQQVADYIATDVSNYSRKESGDVRIVQDEWDKLARFLEVPVEDIYEDEEATVVVNYDHPVFNDKSISAGAITNQNNYDNIPGAVIESLQGYITILKEENERLKEELKNSQAPTRAKK; translated from the coding sequence ATGCAAAAAGAAAAATTACGTATCATCAGAAAGCAAAAAGGCTATACTCAGCAGCAGGTAGCTGACTACATCGCTACAGATGTATCTAATTATAGCAGAAAAGAAAGTGGTGATGTAAGAATCGTCCAGGATGAATGGGACAAACTTGCCCGTTTCTTAGAAGTACCTGTTGAAGATATTTATGAAGATGAGGAAGCTACAGTAGTTGTTAATTATGACCATCCTGTTTTTAATGATAAATCTATTTCTGCAGGGGCCATCACTAACCAGAATAACTATGATAATATTCCAGGGGCTGTTATTGAAAGTCTGCAAGGATATATTACTATATTAAAAGAAGAAAACGAAAGGCTTAAAGAGGAACTAAAGAATTCTCAAGCTCCTACAAGAGCTAAGAAATAA
- a CDS encoding MGMT family protein has product MDEIFKQQVYEVARLIPKGKVSTYGAIAKAVGYPNHSRHVGKAMGGCPEDVPAHRVISSSGTLSVPEFQKKLEAEGITVENLRIKGFKKLFWDPMNEL; this is encoded by the coding sequence ATGGACGAAATTTTCAAACAACAGGTATACGAAGTAGCCAGACTTATCCCAAAAGGAAAAGTTTCTACCTATGGAGCTATAGCAAAAGCTGTAGGTTATCCCAATCATTCCCGCCATGTAGGAAAAGCGATGGGAGGTTGTCCTGAAGATGTTCCAGCTCACCGCGTCATTTCCAGCTCAGGAACATTATCTGTTCCGGAGTTCCAGAAGAAGTTGGAAGCGGAAGGAATTACTGTAGAAAACTTAAGAATAAAAGGTTTCAAGAAATTATTTTGGGACCCAATGAACGAACTATAA
- a CDS encoding deoxyhypusine synthase family protein yields the protein MSKPITEFIEKYYLHFNAAALVDASKGYVAHLKDGGKMMITLAGAMSTAELGKILAEMIRQGKVDFISCTGANLEEDLMNLVAHSHYERVPHYRDLTAQDEWDLLERGLNRVTDTCIPEEEAFRRLQKHIVEIWKDAEAKGERYFPHEFMYKMILSGVLEQYYEIPRENSWMIAAAEANLPIVVPGWEDSTMGNIFASYCIKGELKATTMKSGIEYMTYLADWYTKNSAGKGVGFFQIGGGIAGDFPICVVPMLYQDMEMHDIPFWSYFCQISDSTTSYGSYSGAVPNEKITWGKLDITTPKFIVESDATICAPLMFSYILENA from the coding sequence ATGAGCAAACCGATAACTGAATTCATAGAAAAGTATTACCTGCACTTCAACGCAGCTGCATTGGTGGATGCTTCTAAAGGATATGTTGCACATCTTAAAGATGGCGGAAAAATGATGATTACTTTGGCAGGAGCAATGTCTACTGCTGAGCTAGGAAAGATTCTTGCTGAAATGATCCGTCAGGGGAAAGTAGATTTTATCTCTTGTACAGGTGCCAATCTTGAAGAGGATCTAATGAACCTTGTAGCACACTCTCACTATGAAAGAGTTCCTCATTACAGAGATTTGACTGCTCAGGACGAGTGGGATCTTTTAGAGAGAGGTCTAAACAGAGTTACAGATACTTGTATTCCTGAAGAAGAAGCTTTCAGAAGATTACAAAAGCACATCGTAGAAATCTGGAAAGATGCCGAAGCTAAAGGAGAAAGATATTTCCCACACGAATTCATGTATAAAATGATTCTTTCAGGAGTATTGGAGCAGTATTATGAAATTCCTAGAGAAAATTCTTGGATGATTGCTGCAGCAGAAGCTAATTTACCAATCGTAGTTCCTGGATGGGAAGATTCTACAATGGGTAACATCTTCGCTTCTTACTGTATCAAAGGAGAGCTTAAGGCTACGACAATGAAATCAGGTATCGAATATATGACTTACCTTGCTGATTGGTATACTAAAAATTCAGCTGGAAAAGGAGTTGGGTTCTTCCAGATTGGTGGAGGTATCGCAGGAGATTTCCCTATCTGTGTAGTACCAATGTTGTATCAGGATATGGAAATGCATGACATTCCATTCTGGTCTTATTTCTGCCAGATCTCTGACTCTACTACATCTTACGGTTCTTATTCAGGAGCAGTTCCAAATGAAAAAATCACTTGGGGTAAATTAGATATCACTACACCGAAATTTATCGTTGAAAGTGATGCGACCATCTGTGCACCATTGATGTTCTCTTATATTCTAGAGAATGCTTAA
- a CDS encoding GreA/GreB family elongation factor, producing MSDHITVTTGIYDAIKDTLRRKRVSIDEEKRLTNELRKAKQVLRRDLPADIVTVNKKVTLKDHTLDFEHEYIFVPSTREKLKKNKHSILSNIALAVVGYKVGDIIDWPFKEGERKIEIVKVEAWEG from the coding sequence ATGTCCGATCATATTACAGTAACTACAGGAATTTATGATGCTATAAAAGATACACTCAGAAGAAAAAGAGTAAGCATCGATGAAGAGAAAAGATTAACTAATGAATTGAGAAAAGCCAAACAGGTACTGAGAAGAGATCTACCTGCAGATATTGTTACAGTTAACAAAAAAGTGACTTTAAAAGATCATACTCTGGATTTTGAACACGAATATATTTTTGTGCCTTCTACCCGAGAGAAACTTAAAAAGAATAAACATTCCATTCTTTCGAATATTGCTTTAGCTGTAGTTGGATACAAAGTGGGAGATATCATCGACTGGCCTTTTAAAGAAGGTGAAAGAAAAATTGAAATTGTAAAAGTGGAAGCCTGGGAAGGATAA
- a CDS encoding porin family protein: protein MIKKLMLLGAISTSLLSYAQKFSFIPSVGYGWRVAETPSGLSKQEKDYIKGLKSGLHFDLSAYYHVNNVGIGVKFSNYSASSNGMITVNNSQRGTISVPVSTTDNITFIGTSIMYSNYNEPTKHKLFVDGSLGIISYTTKTGNVKGTGSNIGLDAGFGYQYALSKNIFIGPKLSVTAGTLTKMKINGTTMELGDAKEGLTRVSLSGVATFHF, encoded by the coding sequence ATGATAAAAAAACTAATGCTACTGGGAGCTATTTCGACTTCTTTACTTTCTTACGCCCAAAAATTTTCATTTATCCCCTCTGTAGGATATGGTTGGAGAGTTGCTGAAACACCTTCGGGACTTTCAAAACAGGAAAAAGATTACATCAAAGGATTAAAAAGCGGACTTCATTTTGATCTTTCTGCTTATTATCACGTGAACAACGTTGGAATCGGGGTGAAATTTTCTAATTATAGCGCATCAAGCAATGGAATGATCACTGTAAATAATTCTCAAAGAGGTACCATCTCCGTGCCGGTAAGTACAACAGATAATATTACGTTTATAGGGACTTCTATCATGTATTCCAATTATAACGAGCCAACAAAACATAAACTGTTTGTCGATGGATCATTAGGGATTATTTCCTATACCACAAAAACCGGCAATGTAAAAGGAACCGGATCTAACATAGGATTGGATGCAGGTTTTGGGTATCAATATGCTCTGTCTAAAAATATTTTTATAGGACCGAAATTAAGTGTGACAGCAGGAACATTAACCAAAATGAAAATTAATGGAACAACAATGGAACTGGGTGATGCAAAAGAAGGATTAACCCGAGTTTCTTTAAGTGGAGTGGCTACATTCCATTTTTAA
- the arfB gene encoding alternative ribosome rescue aminoacyl-tRNA hydrolase ArfB: MKEFSKELSFKTSRSSGAGGQNVNKVETSVTVLWKVTASELFNEDEKALIQEKLKNRINAEGFLFLTVSESRTQLMNKNKAIEKIMEIVNKALIVPKKRTATKPSRAQKQKRLDSKKKLSDKKENRRFKF; encoded by the coding sequence ATGAAAGAATTTTCAAAAGAACTCAGTTTCAAAACTTCCCGAAGCAGTGGAGCGGGCGGGCAGAATGTCAATAAAGTAGAGACATCCGTGACTGTACTTTGGAAAGTCACAGCTTCTGAATTGTTTAATGAAGATGAAAAAGCATTGATTCAGGAAAAACTTAAAAATAGAATCAACGCTGAAGGTTTTTTATTCCTGACTGTTTCTGAAAGCAGAACTCAATTAATGAATAAAAACAAAGCTATTGAGAAAATAATGGAGATCGTAAATAAAGCCCTTATTGTTCCTAAAAAAAGAACCGCTACAAAGCCGTCCAGAGCTCAAAAACAAAAGCGGTTGGACAGCAAAAAGAAGCTTTCTGATAAAAAAGAAAATAGAAGATTTAAATTTTGA
- a CDS encoding AMP-binding protein produces MLIDFNNLNINQLSFHSEFEKKVENFLEEWASEGETVKVQTSGSTGVPKIFGIEKRKMMNSAVMTCNFLGLKDGNVALLCLPVEYISGKMMVVRSMERKLQLIVREPSLRPVENLNQEVDFCAMTPLQVENSLDKLHLIKNLIIGGAAVSESLKNKILQMNLDRSNRIFETYGMSETLSHIGLKQLMPEPEEYFTVFENVSISLDERGCLTIFAPDVNAEVLVTNDLVEIKNSRQFKFLGRIDNVINSGGAKIFPEALEALIKKEIPNEAIFIGLPDESLGQKLVLIIEGNQSDAIIQKISTVPFDKNFHKPKEIIFVDKIPRTPNGKVSRLELYKLIIEDI; encoded by the coding sequence ATGCTGATAGACTTCAATAATCTCAATATTAATCAATTATCCTTTCATTCGGAATTTGAAAAAAAAGTTGAAAATTTTTTAGAAGAATGGGCTTCTGAAGGAGAAACTGTAAAAGTACAGACTTCAGGCTCTACAGGAGTTCCTAAAATTTTTGGGATCGAAAAAAGAAAAATGATGAATTCTGCAGTCATGACCTGCAATTTTTTAGGTTTAAAAGACGGGAATGTAGCATTATTATGCCTGCCTGTAGAATATATTTCAGGTAAAATGATGGTGGTGCGTTCTATGGAAAGGAAATTACAGTTAATAGTCAGAGAACCATCGTTACGTCCTGTGGAAAACCTGAACCAGGAAGTAGATTTTTGTGCTATGACTCCGCTTCAGGTAGAAAACTCATTGGATAAACTACATCTGATCAAAAATTTGATTATCGGTGGAGCAGCCGTTTCCGAGAGTTTAAAAAATAAAATTCTTCAGATGAATCTGGACCGTTCAAACCGGATTTTTGAAACCTATGGAATGTCTGAAACACTTTCACATATTGGTTTAAAACAGTTGATGCCTGAACCGGAAGAATATTTCACCGTTTTTGAAAATGTTTCCATTTCTTTAGATGAAAGAGGCTGTTTGACTATCTTTGCTCCTGATGTGAATGCAGAAGTATTGGTAACTAATGATTTAGTTGAAATTAAAAATAGTAGACAGTTTAAATTTTTGGGAAGAATAGATAATGTAATTAATTCAGGTGGAGCGAAAATTTTTCCGGAAGCTTTGGAGGCATTAATCAAAAAAGAAATTCCAAACGAAGCCATCTTTATAGGATTACCTGATGAAAGTTTAGGCCAGAAATTGGTCTTAATCATTGAAGGAAATCAGTCTGATGCGATTATTCAGAAAATTTCTACAGTTCCTTTTGATAAGAATTTTCACAAGCCCAAAGAAATTATTTTTGTAGATAAGATTCCAAGAACGCCTAATGGAAAGGTAAGCAGGCTGGAATTGTATAAACTTATTATAGAAGATATTTAA
- a CDS encoding DUF7683 domain-containing protein, whose translation MKYKIQRAIEEYNIDDGYIHKDYPLTITAEEIIHVLDDFVLNEDDDENEIYDQYELTMEQLEKLKPFLENNLNEDFDRYLYQLACYDQSDSDESE comes from the coding sequence ATGAAATATAAAATACAAAGAGCTATAGAAGAATATAATATAGATGATGGATATATCCATAAAGATTATCCACTAACTATTACAGCAGAGGAAATTATACACGTTTTAGATGATTTTGTACTCAATGAAGATGATGATGAAAATGAAATTTATGATCAATATGAGTTAACAATGGAGCAGCTTGAGAAATTAAAACCTTTTCTTGAAAATAATCTCAATGAAGATTTTGATCGATATTTATATCAATTAGCTTGTTATGACCAATCAGATAGTGATGAAAGTGAGTGA
- a CDS encoding HdeD family acid-resistance protein translates to MANLFQTLTNTVKHWYIPLIFGILFLICGFYVFSVPLATYVTLSIFFSVSFLFSGITEIFFSIQNSKSLQGWGWFLVSGLLTTAIGIYLIAYPQISMSILPFVVGFTLLFRSFQLLGFAFDLKSMKIMSWGNVALASVGGIIFSLLLIFNPVFTGISLVTLTGVSFIFMGIASIMLALDLRKVKKIPGKVSQELRDKIKSIQDEIDDLKK, encoded by the coding sequence ATGGCTAATCTATTTCAGACACTTACCAACACCGTTAAACATTGGTATATTCCATTGATCTTTGGAATTCTTTTTTTGATCTGTGGTTTTTATGTATTCAGTGTACCGCTTGCAACGTATGTAACACTTTCTATCTTTTTCAGTGTTTCATTCCTATTCTCGGGGATTACGGAAATATTCTTTTCCATACAAAACAGCAAATCTCTTCAGGGATGGGGCTGGTTTCTTGTAAGTGGACTTTTGACTACAGCAATTGGTATTTATCTGATCGCTTATCCACAGATTTCAATGTCTATTCTTCCGTTTGTAGTAGGATTTACCCTTTTATTCCGTTCTTTTCAGCTACTGGGATTCGCTTTTGATCTGAAAAGTATGAAAATAATGAGCTGGGGAAATGTTGCTTTGGCAAGTGTAGGAGGAATAATTTTTTCTTTATTGTTGATATTCAATCCTGTGTTTACAGGAATTTCTTTGGTAACCTTAACTGGTGTTTCGTTTATTTTTATGGGAATTGCTTCTATTATGTTAGCTTTAGATCTTAGAAAAGTTAAAAAGATTCCTGGAAAAGTAAGTCAGGAACTTAGAGATAAAATAAAATCTATTCAGGATGAAATTGATGACCTTAAAAAATAA